The following proteins are encoded in a genomic region of Burkholderia gladioli:
- a CDS encoding GNAT family N-acetyltransferase — MKTESRDSDLRVLDNAIWQALTTHQAHWSIGGDLARRFHPEVSPLAAITADAPENWRALAALTQPGELVMVAGEQTLHPSDEFEVKGEGVLDQMILLVLRDEADDGFVLLEERDAGAMAGLVALTRPGPYEARTHEMGRYYGVWRDGVLVAMAGERLHVPGHTEISAVCVHPEHRGQRYAERLVKFAARQIVARGELPFLHVFQANTGAIALYGKLGFERRKQFHGLTLVRR, encoded by the coding sequence ATGAAAACCGAATCCCGCGACTCCGACCTCCGTGTTCTCGACAACGCGATCTGGCAAGCCCTGACCACCCACCAGGCCCACTGGTCGATCGGCGGCGATCTCGCGCGCCGCTTCCATCCCGAGGTTTCGCCGCTGGCCGCGATCACGGCCGACGCGCCGGAGAACTGGCGCGCCCTGGCCGCGCTCACGCAACCGGGCGAACTGGTGATGGTGGCCGGCGAGCAGACCCTGCATCCCTCCGACGAATTCGAGGTGAAGGGCGAGGGCGTGCTCGACCAGATGATTTTGCTGGTGCTGCGCGACGAGGCCGACGACGGTTTCGTCCTGCTCGAGGAACGCGACGCGGGTGCGATGGCGGGATTGGTTGCATTGACCCGGCCCGGCCCCTACGAGGCTCGCACGCACGAGATGGGCCGCTACTACGGCGTGTGGCGCGACGGCGTGCTGGTCGCGATGGCGGGCGAGCGCCTGCATGTGCCGGGCCATACCGAGATCAGCGCCGTCTGCGTGCATCCCGAGCATCGCGGGCAACGTTACGCCGAGCGCCTGGTGAAGTTCGCCGCGCGCCAGATCGTGGCGCGCGGCGAGCTGCCGTTCCTGCACGTGTTCCAGGCGAATACCGGGGCGATCGCCTTGTACGGGAAGCTCGGCTTCGAGCGGCGCAAGCAGTT